In Procambarus clarkii isolate CNS0578487 chromosome 36, FALCON_Pclarkii_2.0, whole genome shotgun sequence, one DNA window encodes the following:
- the LOC123756228 gene encoding mucin-22-like, producing the protein MVSSHQVKETTVSSHQVKETTVSSHQVKETTVSSHQVKETMVSSHQVKETMVSSHQVKETMVSSHQVKETMVSSHQVKETMVSSHQVKETMVSSHQVKETTVSSHQVKETMVSSHQVKETTGSSHQVKETTVSSHQVTEDYGVQSPSD; encoded by the coding sequence ATGGTGTCCAGTCACCAAGTGAAGGAGACTACGGTGTCCAGTCACCAAGTGAAGGAGACTACGGTGTCCAGTCACCAAGTGAAGGAGACTACGGTGTCCAGTCACCAAGTGAAGGAGACTATGGTGTCCAGTCACCAAGTGAAGGAGACTATGGTGTCCAGTCACCAAGTGAAGGAGACTATGGTGTCCAGTCACCAAGTGAAGGAGACTATGGTGTCCAGTCACCAAGTGAAGGAGACTATGGTGTCCAGTCACCAAGTGAAGGAGACTATGGTGTCCAGTCACCAAGTGAAGGAGACTACGGTGTCCAGTCACCAAGTGAAGGAGACTATGGTGTCCAGTCACCAAGTGAAGGAGACTACGGGGTCCAGTCACCAAGTGAAGGAGACTACGGTGTCCAGTCACCAAGTGACTGAAGACTACGGGGTCCAGTCACCAAGTGACTGA